The Bubalus bubalis isolate 160015118507 breed Murrah chromosome 16, NDDB_SH_1, whole genome shotgun sequence genome window below encodes:
- the LOC112579485 gene encoding olfactory receptor 51T1-like, giving the protein MMIFNNTTSSPSTFLLTAFPGLELAHVWISIPVCCLYIIALLGNTMILFVIFVKQRLHKPMYYFLSMLSAADLCLTITTLPTVLGVLWFHAREISFKACLIQMFFVHAFSFLESSVLAIMAFDRFMAICNPLKYATVLKDMIIMVIGLFICIRQLIFIFPMLLALKTVSFQERKELSHPFCYHPDIIRDTHSNPWINSFWGLFLQLYMTGTDLMFILVSYVLIIRAVLSIVAPKKQKKALNTCVCHICAVTIFYVPMISLSFTHRLLSSTPRVICSILANVYLLLPPVVNPIIYSLKTRTIRQAMLQLFQTKGSWSHNVRGLRGSWD; this is encoded by the coding sequence ATGATGATTTTCAATAACACCACATCCTCCCCTTCAACCTTCCTCCTCACTGCATTCCCTGGGCTGGAACTAGCTCATGTCTGGATCTCCATCCCTGTCTGCTGTCTCTACATCATTGCTCTCTTGGGAAATACTATGATCCTGTTTGTCATCTTTGTTAAGCAGCGTCTCCACAAGCCCATGTACTATTTCCTCTCTATGCTGTCAGCTGCTGATTTGTGTCTGACCATCACGACCCTCCCCACTGTGCTTGGGGTTCTCTGGTTTCATGCCCGGGAAATCAGCTTTAAAGCTTGCctcattcaaatgttctttgtaCATGCTTTCTCCTTCCTGGAGTCCTCAGTGCTGGCAATTATGGCTTTTGACCGCTTCATGGCTATCTGTAACCCACTGAAATATGCCACTGTCCTCAAAGACATGATTATCATGGTGATCGGACTATTCATTTGCATACGACAACTAATTTTCATCTTTCCCATGCTTCTAGCCTTGAAGACTGTATCTTTCCAGGAAAGAAAGGAGCTTTCCCATCCATTTTGTTACCACCCAGATATAATCAGAGATACACATTCCAACCCCTGGATCAACAGCTTTTGGGGCTTGTTTCTTCAGCTCTACATGACTGGTACTGACTTAATGTTCATTCTTGTCTCCTATGTCCTGATAATCCGTGCTGTCCTGAGCATCGTGGCCCCCAAGAAGCAAAAAAAGGCTCTCAACACTTGTGTGTGTCACATCTGTGCTGTCACTATTTTCTATGTGCCAATGATCAGCCTGTCCTTTACACACCGCCTCCTTAGCTCTACTCCGAGGGTGATCTGTAGTATTTTGGCCAATGTGTATTTGCTCTTACCACCTGTAGTGAACCCTATCATTTACAGCTTGAAGACCAGGACGATCCGCCAGGCTATGCTCCAGCTATTTCAAACTAAAGGTTCATGGAGCCATAATGTGAGGGGTCTTAGAGGATCATGGGACTGA